A region of the Dehalococcoidia bacterium genome:
AAGGACGCGTTCCCGACGTTGTTCCCGCCCACTTCGTTCAGGCGTGAGCTGCGAAACAGGCTCGCCCGGTACCTAGTGCTGTCTCGCAGGGGAGAGAGTTCGGGTGACGAGGTCGATCTGCCTCCGCTTCCAGACGTGACCAACGAGTCGAGTAACGGTCCGCTGCTCAACCGACTCGTGAGCGGCGCGAGGGAGATGTGGAGGGGTCGCAACCCGTCGTGGCAGCCGGGCGAGGACCTCATCGCCGGATTCGTGGGCCTGTGGTACATGGTCGACGAGGCGCACATCGTGTCGATAGGGGTCAGGAGGGAGTATCGCAGCTATGGGCTGGGTGAGCTGCTGCTGATCTCTGCTATCGAGCAGGCCCTCGAAATGGAGTCGCGAGTGGTGACACTCGAGGTGCGAGTCTCCAACTACGTCGCGCAGAACTTATATAAGAAGTACAAGTTCACGGAGCGCGGCACTCGCAAGGGATACTACTCAGACAATCGCGAAGACGCGCTGATCATGACCACCGAGCCGATCAGGACTGTCTCATACCAGAAAGAGCTAGAAGACCTGGTAGCATCCCACGAAGAACGCTGGGGACCGTCGCCGCGTCAGATCACCTAAAACCCTGCGGCCCGGAACCGCGTCGGGGCTTGCCAGCATCTAAAGGCATACAGTGCACGCATGAGGAGTGAGTGAAGAGGAGTAAGGAGTGAGAGCCTCCCCTCCTCTCCCACGGCAGTTTTTCCCTACGAAACAGGGGGTTCACAGTATGCCCAAACTATGGATAACTACACTGGCGGCAGTCAGTCTCATCGCGCTGGCGGTTGCCTGTTCTAGTGGTGAGAGTGAGACTCCGCAGCAGCCGGAGCCTCAGGAAGCACCGACTTCGCCGCCCGTAACTAGCGCTGCTCAACCCACAACGGCGCCTCCTACGGCTGCCTCAGCGGCATCAGTTCCCGCTACGGTGGCACCGACATCTACGGCAGCGCCAACGGCCGCGGCTGCGAGTCCGTCATCGTCTGATGCGTCTGCCCCGGCCACCGTCGCGTCTGAGGACGAGGAGCGCGAACTCAAGATCGTAACGCTCCTGCCCTTCGACGCGATTCCGGCGATACTCGATCCGGAGTTCGTCAGCGCCGAAGAAGCGTCTGAGGACCTCGAAGACCACAATCTAGTTCTCGGACTCTCGATCAATGACGACCACCGAGCGTACTCGATTCCGGCCCTCAGCTCACACGAGATAGTCAACGACGTAGTTGGCGGTAAACCTGTTGCGGTGACGTGGTGACCGCTCTGCTTCTCGGCTATCGTGTATAGCCGCACCATCGGAGACGAAGAGTACACTTTCGGCGTATCCGGCAAGCTGATCATGAACGCGCTGGTGATGTACGACCACCAGACCCGCACTCTCTGGAGCCAGTTCCTCAGAAAGGGCGTGGAGGGCGAACTCAAGGACGTGGAGTTGGACGTGGTACCCGTGACCCAGACGACGTGGGGGACATGGAAGGAGCTTCATCCTGATACGAAGGTCATGTCTACAGGTGGCCTGGGCAGCTATGACAACTACAACGGCTACTACATGAGCAACAGGAAGGGCGTGATCGGACAGGCATTCGAGGACGACAGGCTTACCGACAAGCAGCTGGTCGTGGGCGTGGACTTCAACGGCGTCACTAAGGCCTATCCGACGGCGACCCTGCTGAATACTCCAGTTGTCAACGATGACGTAGGCGGACAGCCCGCGCTGGTGTACATGGACGGTCCGACCGGAACGGCGCTGGTCTTCGACCGCACCGTAGACGGCCGTACACTGACCTTCTCGATCGACGGAGAGAAGAACGGAATCCAGACGAAGCTGGTGGACGAGGAGACCGGCACGGTCTGGTCGGCGTTCAGCGGTCTGGCCGTAGAGGGCGAGTTGTCCGGAGCGAGGCTTGAGCGTCTTCCATCGCACCTGTCATTCTGGTTTGCGTGGACGGACTGGTACCGCGACACGGAGCTGTTCACGGGTTGACACCCTGCATAGCTCCGTCATTCCGGCGAAGGCCGGAATCCAGAGGGGGGTGGGTGGCGCCAGGTAGCATGCGATCAAACCCATTTTCACCCTCACCCCAACCCTCTCCCTCGAGGGAGAGGGGGTTAGTAAGTGTCTCACAGGTTGACACCATTTCTCCGGGGCTCTTAGACTCCGAGCGCAGACTGACGCAACACCCTGTAGGGGCAGGTCTGAGACCTGCCCCTACCCGTTATACGCATTTACCATCTGGAGTTCAATCATGTCCGAAGACGCATCCGGCAGACCTAACATCATCGTCATCCTGGTGGATGACATGGGCTACTCGGACATTGGATGCTTCGGGTCCGAGATTCGAACGCCCAACCTGGACTCGCTTGCGTCGGGCGGGCTGCGGTTCTCGCAGATGTACAACTCGGCGCGCTGCTGCCCGTCCAGGGCTGCGCTGCTGACAGGGCTCAATCCGCACCAGGCAGGCGTCGGTCACATGGTGGCGAACCTCGGGGTGCCTGAGTACCAGGGATACCTGAAGGATAACGCTGTCACTATTGCCGAGGCACTCAAGGCCGACGGCTACTCCACGTTCATGGCCGGTAAGTGGCACGTGGGCGGCGACTACAACCTGGCGAATCCAGACTCGTGGACGCCATCTGCTCCCGGATTCCCAACTCCGACTCAGCGCGGCTTCGACCGCTACTACGGTATTCTCACCGGCGCGGGGAACTTCTACTTCCCGAAGACGCTCATGGACCAGGACACGCTCGTGCCGCTGACCGAGCTCGACGACTTCTACCTCACCGACGCAATCAGCCACAACGCGGTTGGCATGATTGGCGAGGCTGTCGAGAAGGAAAGCCCGTTCTTCATGTACGTCGCATACACCGCGCCGCACTGGCCGCTGCACGCGCTCGAAGAGGACGTAGCACGCTACGAGGGTCAGTACCGAGGCGGCTGGGAAGAGCTGCGCACCAGCCGACATGAGAACCTGAAGGCCGAGGGTGTGTTGGACGAGAAATGGGAGATCAGTCCGCGAGATGCCGACAGTCCTCCCTGGGATGAAGTTGACGACACGGACTGGCAGGACATCCGCATGGCGGTGTACGCCGCGCAGGTCGACCGCGTCGACCAGGGGGTGGGTAGGATACTTGCAGCCCTGCGGTCGGCGGGAGTCGACGACAATACGCTCATCATGTTCCTGTCGGACAACGGCGGCTGTGCCGAGTTCCTTGCAGAGGACGGCAGCCTGCCTCAGCCTTCGAGGTACAGCGGGACCAACCCTGACGGCACGCCGGTCGTCGTCGGCAACGTCCCTGGACTCCGGCCCGGTGGGGCAGAGACCTTCATGAGCTACGACCTGCCGTGGGCGAACGCCTCCAATACCCCGTTCCGCCGGTTCAAGCGTTGGACGCACGAGGGTGGGATATCCACACCATTCATACTGAGCTGGCCGGACAGGATAAGCGAACCCGGCATCGTGCACTCGCCCATTCACCTCATCGACATAATGCCGACGTGCCTGGAGGCTGCCGGGGCGAGCCATCCGACCGAGCGCGCCGGACAGGCGACCATTCCGCTGGAAGGCGAGAGCATGCTGCCCGCCATAGAGCGCAGGAACTGGGAGCGCGAGCGTCCGATAGTGTGGGAGCATGAGGGGAGCAGGGCGGTGAGGCAGGGACAGTGGAAGCTGGTGTCTGCCATCGGCGGCGGCTGGGAACTGTACGACATGGAACGCGACCGCACTGAGCTTAACGACCTGTACACTGGGAACAGGCCGAAGGCGCAGGAGCTCGAGAGGATTTACGAAGAGTGGGCAGAGCGATGCGGAGTGCTCCCGTGGCCGGTCATAAATCCAGGCTGGAACCCCGTGATGAGGTCCGGCAGCGCCCATATGTCCGGCTGAAGTCCTACAAAAGAGGCATCCAATGATAGTTGCCAGAGTGGTCAACAAGATCGCGGTCGTCGAGATTCACGGCGGAATCGGCGGCAAGGTGAAGTCGCCGGACATGGAGAAGCTGGTCAACCGCATCCTCGAGGACAAGCGGATGCGCGCAGTGGTGCTCGATATCGACTCCCCCGGTGGAGATGCGGCGGCATCAGACTACATCTACCGAGCGCTCAAGAGAATCGCACGCCGGAGGCCGCTGGTCGCAAGCATACGCGGAATTGGCGCGTCGGGCGGCTACATGATCGCCTGCGCGGCGCACCAGATCGTGGCTGCGCCAGGATCGCTCGTCGGGTCGATCGGCGTGATCTCGGTAAGGCCCGCGCTTCAGGAGCTGCTGGAACGCGCCGGGATCGGCGTTAACGTCAACAAGAGCGGCGAGTTCAAGGACATGGGCGCGCCGTGGCGGGAGACGACCCCTGAGGAAGAGGCGAAGCTGCAGGAGCTCATAGACGACATGTACAGCTCGTTCGTGAGCATCGTCTCAGAGAGCCGCAACATCGAAGAGGAGCGCGTGCGGGAGATCGCGACCGGCGAGGTGTACCTTGCAACGCGGGCCGCAGAGCTTGGGCTCGTAGACGAGGTCGGCGACCTCGACCGTGCGCTCGACATGGCCTCCAAGGCGGCCGGGACTTCCAAGAGAACGGTGTACATGAGGCCGCAGCGCAACTTCATGGAAAGACTGATGGGCCCCCTGACCGACAGCCTGGTCGGCTCCATTGCCGCAGACGTGGAAAGACGACTGTGGCAGGGCCGCCACGGCATGTAGCCGTCCATGCACTACCGCACTCTCGGCAGGACAGGCCTAAGGGTCTCTCTCCTCAGCCAGGGCACTGGCGGTCCAAGCCAGTTCGGACAGCACCGGGGGGCGACCCAGGCGGAGCAGGACAGGCTCATCCACAAGTGCCTCGATCTCGGAATCAACCTGTTCGACACCCACGAGGGATACGGAGACAGTGAGGAGATCCTGGGACGTTCCCTGAGTGGCATTCCCAGAGACCGCTACGTGCTCGTCACCAAGTGGACGTACCCCAGGGACGGAGACCCGACAGCAGACCCGGAGGACCTTGCACGCTCTGTCGAGAACAGCCTGCGCAGGCTCAACACCGACCATATCGACGTGATGATGCTGCACGGTCTCCGGCCGTGGAGAAGTACGGCCCGGTGTTCGAGCGTCTGCGTGAGCAGGGCAAGATCGGCCACCGGGGATTCAGCCTGAGATACATCGTCGACCCAGACCAGCAGGGCGCGCTGGCGGGGCTGACACGTGCGCCTGAATTCTGGGATGTAGTCATGCTGAAGTTCGGCATCCTGAACCAGTGGATGGCGCGGGAGGTGCTGCCGCTGGCGCTCGCGCACAACGTCGGGATCCTGAACATGGCGGCTGTCAGGATCAGGCTGCCGAAACCCGACCTGCTCGAGGAGACAATCGCCGAGTGGAAATCACGAGGGCTGCTGTCACGCGACTCTATTCCAGACAGGGACCCGCTTGGATGGCTCGTACGAGACGACGTGGACTCGGTAATCAGCGCAGCGTACAAGTTCGCGGCAGACCACCCGGCGATAACGAGTGTCATCACGGGCACATCGAACCTGCGGCACATGGAATCCAATGTAAGGGCGATGGAGCGTCCGTACCTCCGGGAGGCTGACCGTGTCCGATTGGAGCGCATCTTCGGGCACATCAAGGAGTACGCGTAAGCAGTTGCCAGAGTTTCTTACAAAATTGAGAAATTTCTGACCTAAACTAGTGAAGTCTGAATCATGAAGGTGCTAAAATAGGAATCGGCGAGAGGCCGTAACGCGACTACAAGGATCGCGCTCTACGCCCCGCCTCGTTTGATCGAATCTGGTTGAACTTTTGCGNNNNNNNNNNNNCTCGCAGTCGTGCTGGCTGCGATTCTATTGATTCACACGTAGTACCAACCGGTACAGATACGCCTGCCGACTCCCCCGATGTGAAGAGTCTCGTGCCGACGCCTGACGTCGGCGGCACTGAGAACGATGTCGCGGCAATGCCATCGGTGGAGGCCGTTGCTGAAACGCCTGCGGCCACTGCCGACGTAAAGACCCTGGTTCCGGAGGATTCACCGGCGGCTGAACTGACGGGCGCTATAGAGACGCCATCCCGGCGCAGGTTCCGGCCGCACATCAGGCGTCCACACATCAAACCTGTACATATGCCCGTGCGGGTGCGCACTTTCGACTCCCTGCGCTACCGGAGCTACGTGTTCATCTGGCTGGCTACCGTATTCTCGTCTGCCGGATTCTGGCTGCAGCAGGTCGTTGTCGGCTGGCTGACGTACGAGGTCACCGCATCGGCGTTCTGGACGAGCCTTGCGCTGGGTCTCGACGCCCTCCCCATCCTGCTGGTCGGTCCCTTAGGCGGTGTGCTCGTAGACAGCTTCGACAGGAAGAAGCTGCTCGCATTCGTATATGGGTACCAGGCCGTAGTTACGACAATCTTCGCGATAGTCGCCATCACCGGAAACCTCGAAGTGTGGCACATCTTCGCCTTCATATTCTTCATGGGGCTGTCGTGGGTTATCAGCGATCCCGCGCGAATGTCTCTCATCCCCAACATCGTTCCGAAAGAGAACCTCGTCAACGCCTTCGCGTTGAACTCGATGGCGTTCTCAGTGACACGGCTGGGGATACCGGCACTGGGCGGCGTACTGATAGTAGTCATCGGGACCGGCCCAACCCTGCTGCTCGAAGCCGCCTTTCAGGTGTGTGCGGTGTGCACTGCACTCTTCCTGAACGTGCGCAAGACGGACAGGCCGGCGTTGAGACTGCCTACGGTGTTCTCAGATCTGCGTGATGGGGCCCGCTACGTTCTCAGCCAGCCGCTGCTGATCGGGCTGTTCACTCTGACAGCCATGCCGGCACTGCTCATAATGCCTTCGATACAGGGGCTGTTGCCGGTGTACGCTGCCGAGGTGTTCAACGTGGACGCCAAGGGGCTGGGGCTGCTGCTGTCGGCTGTCGGGGCCGGTTCGACGATTGGCACGTTCGTACTCGCCTCCATGGGTGAGATAAAGGCGAAGAACATCGTGATGCTAGGGGCGGCCCTGGCGCTGGCGCTGACGACGGCGCTGTTCTCCATCAACGCATTCTTCCCGACTGCCTATCTGAACCTGATGGTTATCAGCGCGGCAATGATGACTCTCTTCTCAGTCAGCAGCGCCACCGTCCAGAGCACGGTACCCGACCACTACAGGGGGAGGGTATCCGGTCTGTACATGCTGGCGTGGGGGCTGTTCCCGTTTGGCAGCCTTGGCGCGGGGTTCCTGGCAGAGCGGTTTGGCGCGCCTCACGCCACGCAGATCGCGGCTGGAACGATGCTGGTGCTGTTTGCGCTGGCGGTGTGGAGGATCAGGTCTTTGAGGCAGATCAGCTAGAGGGGATTACGGCTGACAGGGTTAGGTATTCCAGGTTTTCACCCTCACCCCAACCCTCTCCCTGAGGGAGAGGGGGACTGTTGGCTGGAATTTATCCTCGGCTGTTCAAGAATACCTACCCTGTAAGTGGGTTACTGTGAGGACTCGCCGCGCTTGGCTTCCTGCCAGAGGTCTTCTTTGGCGTCGAGAGACAGCGACTCGAAGTCGAGGCCGCGGTCGCGTGCGAGGCGCTCCATCGTCGTGAACCTGGAGTAGAACCTGCGATTGGACTTTCGTAGGGCGGTCTCGGCTTCGATACCCATCCAGCGGCTTGCGTTGACGACTGAGAACAAGACGTCGCCCAACTCCATTTCGCGGGCGTCGTCATTCTCGACCTCTTCCAGTTCGCGAAGCTCCTCTGCGACCTTCTCCAGCACACCGGCGTAGTCGTCCCAGTCGAATCCCCTGCGCGCCGCTCGTCCCTGCACGGCCTGGGCATATCCCATTGCAGGCATCGCTTTCGGAACGCCGTCCAGAATCGACCTGTCTGTGCCTGCCATCTCCTGGCGCTTGATCTCATCCCAGCGGGGTACAGCCTCTTCGGCGTTCTCCATCACGTCGTCGCCGAAGACATGCGGGTGACGTCGTACCAGCTTTTCAATGACCTGCTGGAAGACGTCAGAGCCGCTGAAGTCGCCCTGCTCTTCAGCTATCTGGATCTGAGACGCGCCGTGGAAGAGAACGTCACCGAGTTCTTCGGCTATCTTCTCCACGTCGCCCTCTTCGATGGCCTCCACGAGCTCGTAGCACTCCTCCAGAAATAGGTGCTTGAGAGAGTCGGCTGACTGCTCCCTGTCCCAGGGACAGCCGCCGGGAGAGCGCAGCGTCGCGACGAGCTGCTGGATCCCCTCGAAACTGCTTGGGAAACTGCTGTCTTTCACTGTCTTACACCTCTTTGAGACCTCTGTACAACCCAAATCTCTCGGGATAGGGATGAGAGGGGTGTGATTGCATGATACGGAACACGACTCGTGCCCCTCTGGACTCCGGCTTTCGCCGGAATGACGGCGGCCCACAGGTGTTCCACCTGTCTGTTGACACCCTCTCGAACTCGTCCATAAGATGCTACCGCATGACGCCCCGGATTGACATCGCGCCGACGGTCAAGGTCTTGGTTGCCGTCCTATTCATCGCGATGGTGCCGATCTTTCTGATTGCGTTCAACGTCCGCTGGGTCATCAACTTCCCGCCCCTCTACTCATATGGATTCGACAGGTACGACATCGTGCGCTACACGGGAATCGAGCGCGACGAGCTGATCTCGGCGGGAAAGCAGATCAGGGACTACTTCAACAACGGCGCCGAGCTGCTCGAGATACGCGTGGCCGTTGGGGGAGTCCTCGTAATGAACCTCTACAACGAGCGCGAAGTGCTGCACATGCGGGACGTAAAGGGACTCGTAAAGGGCGTGTACCGGGTGTCGGAGATCACAGGCCTGTTCCTCGCACTGGTTGTCATCGGCGGCTTCATAAACTGGCGTCGTGCGTTTGTACCGATGTTGGGCTCGCTGATACGCTGGGGCGGCGGAGTGACGCTATCTCTGGTAGTGTTGGTCGGCCTGGGAGCCCTTGTCGGATTCGACAGGCTCTTCCTGGCGTTTCACCTGATCAGCTTTAGCAACGACCTGTGGCAGCTCGATCCCCGGCGCGACTACCTGATAGCGATGTTCCCGCAGGGGTTCTTCTTCGACGCAACCATGCTCATCGCACTGGCAGTGGTCGTTGAGGCAGCGATACTGGTGATCGTGCCGAGATTCATGTCGAAAGCGACCGAGGCCGGGCGGGAGATGGCAGAATCAGATCTGGTGGGGGAAGCAAATGCCAGTTAGCGGATTGGGTATCAAATTCAGGAGACCACTCGCCGACGGCAGATCGTGGGGCGATGTCGGGCCATACGAGGAGATTAGAGGCACCCTGCGGTTCTCAATCGATCCGGATAACGGGGCCAATGCGCGCATAACGGATGCTGGACAGGCGCCGAAAAACAGCGCGGGTGGAGTCGACTTCTCGTCCGATGTATCGATCATACTGCCTGCGGACCGTTCCAGGGGCAGCGGACGGCTGATGCTGGACGTCGTCAATCGCGGCAACCGGGTCGCGCTGCCGAACTTCAACAGCGCTGATCGTTTGGCCATAGATGCAAGCGTCAGTGATGACGCCGACATCAGCCTCGGTAACGGATTCCTGATGGAGCGCGGCTACACGGTGGTCGCGTGTGGCTGGCAGGGCGACACTCCTGCGTTTCCCGCGCTGATCACCATGGACGGTCCTGACGCCGAGAACGAGAGCGGCGGTCCACTGGTCGGGAAGGTGTACACACAGCTCCAGAGCGTTGAGAACACTCACAACTTTCTGCTGTCAGACAAAGGTCACAGGGCGTATCCGGCCTATGACATGGATGAGGCGGACGCACAACTGGAAGTGCGGGACATGCCCGACGGCCCGACGAGACTGGTGCCGCGCTCGTACTGGCGGTTCGGCAGGATCGAAGAAGACGGCACGTACGTCCCCGACCCGGACTACATCTGCGCCGAGGGCAAGTTCGAGAAGGGACGACTCTACCAGATCGTGTATACGACCGTCGGCGCGCCGGTGCTGGGCCTGAGCTTCGCCGGACTCCGAGACTGCGTCTCGTGGTTCAAGTACGGGTCGCAGGCCGCGGAATCGCCGATCGACATCAGCTACGCGTACGCTTACGGTCGGTCGCAGACAGGGCGATACCTGCGAACGTACATCTACAACGACTTCAATCGGGACGAACAGGGACGCGAGGCGCTCGACGGCATCATCGCCAACGTCGCGGGAGGAATGAGGGGCGAGTTCAACCAGCGGTTCGGTCAGAACTCGAAAGACCGCAACAACATGCTGACGCAACTGTTCCCATTCTCGAGCGTCGAGCAGACCGATCCCGAGACGGGAGTGACAGACTCGCTCCACCGGCGGCTGGACGCGCGGGGGAGCCCGCTTCGAGTGTTCTACACCAACACGTCTGCCGAGTACCACAGGGGCGACGCGTCGCTTATTCACACTGACCCGGACGGGACTGCAGACGTCGACCCCGGCCCGAATGTCCGTGTGTACCACTTCACTGGGACCGAGCACGGCACCGGCACATGGCCGCCAACGGACACTTCCGACGCTGGAGAGGGCGTAAGCCGTACCCAGAACCTCAGGAGCGTGATCGACTACACGCCACTTTTGAGAGCGTGCCTTGATAACCTGGACAGGTGGGTTGCAGAGGGCGTCGAGCCGCCGGAGAGTCGCCACCCCAGAGTTGACGACGGCAGTGCTGTGCCGCCAGCGAAGCTCAGGGGCGTCATGGACGCAATTCCGGAGTCGAACTACCCGACGAGACATCCACTCCCGCACAGACGCAACTATCAGTTGAAGGCTGACGTCGAGCAGGTGACGAAGATGCCACCTGCCGTTGGCAAGGTGTTCGGATCGTTGGTGTCGGACGTGGACCAAGACGGCAACGAAATCGCAGGGATAACAATGCCCGAGATTTCCGTGCCGTTGGCGGCTCACACTGGCTGGAACCTGCGGCATCCCGACATTGGCGGCGAGACCCAGCCCCTGATGTTCGCGGGCGGTATGATCCCGTTTTCGAGGACCGAAGACGAACGAGCCGAGTCCGGTGATCCCCGGCCACCTATCAGTTCAAGATACCCCTCGAAGGATGCATACCTGGCGCTTGTGCGTGAGGCTGCTCAGCGACTGGTTGCCGAGCGACACCTTCTGGAACAGGACGTTGAAACTTGCGTGGCGCAGGCTGGGAAGTTCTGGGACTGGGCCACCTGATTGGGACAAGTCTTTACCATAGACTAGTCATTAACTTAGAATACATCGGGCTATATGATGGAACGCCTACCGGAAAGCTTAACGAAAGGAAAAGACAGAAAGACCAATGGCCACCTGGACACCTGACCCGACCTTCTATCCGTCGCCCAAGATGGCGATGGATGCCCCGCAAGAAGAGCTAGCTTACGTAGCGATCGTCAACCCGAAGGACGACGGAAAACCGGACGCGCTTGGCGTCCTGGATGTCAATCCGTCATCCCCTACTTACCAACAGGTAGTCGGTCGGATGGACATGCCGACCTCAGGGGACGAGCTGCACCATTTCGGCTGGAACGCCTGCAGCGCATCGCTGTGCCCGAACATGCCTCATCCGCACGTCGAGCGCCGATACCTGCTGCTTGGTGGACTGAGATCGTCCAACATCTTCATCGTTGATACCAAAGACGATCCCAAGAACCCAAAGATCGCCAAAGTCATCAAGGCGGAAGATTTCCAGAAGAAGACCGGATACAGCCGCCCTCACACCGTCCATTGCGGACCGGACGCGATCTATATGAATGCCCTGGGTTCGCCGGATGGCGAAGGCCCGGGCGGGATTTTCATGCTCGACCACGAGACCTTCGAGGTAAAGGGCAAATGGGAAGCTGACAGAGGCCCACAGGTCCTGTCATACGACTTCTGGTGGCATCTCAACCACGACACCATGATCACGAGCGAGTGGGGGACTCCCAAGATGGTGGAGTCGGGAATCGTTCCCGAACTGCTTTTGGACGGTCAGTACGGGCACCAGTTGCACGTATGGGACCTCAGGACCCGCAAGCACAAGCAGGTCATCGAACTAGGAGCCCAGCATCAGATGGCGCTGGAACTCAGACCTGCGCACGACCCGCGCAAGGCGTATGGCTTCGTCGGGGTCGTCACCAGCCTTGAAGACCTGTCTGGCTCGGTCTTCCTGTGGCACCAGGATGGCGACGAGTGGGCAGCCACCAAGGTCATCGAAGTGCCGGCAGAGCCTGCCGACCCGGACCTGCTGCCTCCGCTGCTGAAGGGCTTCGGCGCAGTGCCGCCTGTGATCACCGACATCAACCTCAGCCTGGACGACAAGTTCCTGTACGTGTCTTGCTGGGGCACAGGGGAGTTCAGGCAGTACGATGTGTCTGACCCCTTCAACCCCAAGCTCACCGGCTCCGTTCACATGGGTGGAATCGTCAGGAAGGCTTCCCATCCGAACGGCACGCCACTGAACGGCGGACCGCAGATGGTCGAGGTAAGCCGCGACGGGCGCAGGATCTACCTGACCAACTCCCTGTACATCGCATGGGACGAGCAGCTGTATCCAGAGGGAATCCGGGGCTGGACTACAAAGATCAACGCATCGCCTGACGGCGGTATGGAAGTCGACCCCGACTTCTTCATGGACTTCGGAGACGAGCGTCCACACCAGATCAGGCTGGAAGGCGGAGACTCCTCTTCCGACTCGTTCTGCTACCCGGACTAGCATGTCTGGGTGACCGGGAAGCGCGGCGGTGGAATTAGCTGAGTTCTGGCCCTGGCTGGCATTGGCAGCCTTGGGCGCGTATCACGGGGTCAACCCCGCGATGG
Encoded here:
- a CDS encoding TIGR01906 family membrane protein, whose product is MIRNTTRAPLDSGFRRNDGGPQVFHLSVDTLSNSSIRCYRMTPRIDIAPTVKVLVAVLFIAMVPIFLIAFNVRWVINFPPLYSYGFDRYDIVRYTGIERDELISAGKQIRDYFNNGAELLEIRVAVGGVLVMNLYNEREVLHMRDVKGLVKGVYRVSEITGLFLALVVIGGFINWRRAFVPMLGSLIRWGGGVTLSLVVLVGLGALVGFDRLFLAFHLISFSNDLWQLDPRRDYLIAMFPQGFFFDATMLIALAVVVEAAILVIVPRFMSKATEAGREMAESDLVGEANAS
- a CDS encoding selenium-binding family protein → MATWTPDPTFYPSPKMAMDAPQEELAYVAIVNPKDDGKPDALGVLDVNPSSPTYQQVVGRMDMPTSGDELHHFGWNACSASLCPNMPHPHVERRYLLLGGLRSSNIFIVDTKDDPKNPKIAKVIKAEDFQKKTGYSRPHTVHCGPDAIYMNALGSPDGEGPGGIFMLDHETFEVKGKWEADRGPQVLSYDFWWHLNHDTMITSEWGTPKMVESGIVPELLLDGQYGHQLHVWDLRTRKHKQVIELGAQHQMALELRPAHDPRKAYGFVGVVTSLEDLSGSVFLWHQDGDEWAATKVIEVPAEPADPDLLPPLLKGFGAVPPVITDINLSLDDKFLYVSCWGTGEFRQYDVSDPFNPKLTGSVHMGGIVRKASHPNGTPLNGGPQMVEVSRDGRRIYLTNSLYIAWDEQLYPEGIRGWTTKINASPDGGMEVDPDFFMDFGDERPHQIRLEGGDSSSDSFCYPD